GCTCCTACATAAATACAATAGAATAGAAATGCTGTCTGTCACTAGAACGGACCACACAAATAACATCTTTCTAGCCGCCTAAAGGAAGTATTCAAAGATAAGATAAGGCTATGCGCACACAAGCTAACTTCAGGTATGCAGTTAGTTCTCAAGCGATTCCTTCGGATCTTAGGTGCGACCTTAGGGAGCTTGTTTTGGCAGCTACTCTCTTATAGTTATGTGTCCTGGTTTCCGAGTTCTAGTTCAAGGCAGGGCAGGACGGGACTCACGGGGGTTGGGGGGAGCCTTCCCCCAGGGAAACCTAATAAGACTCATTCTAATACTTGAGTTCAAGCTCCTACTTCGAAGTAAGCCTATGGGTTGTTTCGAAGCTTAGTAGCTAAAGCGTACTTGCGTGTTATGTTAAAGGGGGTACGCGGATTTGGGCTACTAAGTGGAACCAGACCATGAAACTTGCCATTTGCACTCTCCTAGGGTGCGATCGTAGGAAGCTCTATTAGCGAATGCAATTCCCCGCCCGATAAGACTGATCATGCCCTGCTGCTTGGCTTGGAATCAAACTAGCCTATCATGCCCTTTCTTCATTCCTATATGGACCCATATTCCTATGTTCTTCCAATGTTTACTGTATTACTGGGATTCCTATTTACTGAACCATATCAAAGAAGCTACTTTCTTTCTGGCTTTTATACCCAGGTATAAAGGGATAGACAGTCTAAGAGAGTGCCAAGAAAGAACACATACCTATCACTTTTGGAAGGTTTGGAACCCTTTACCAAATTCACCAGTCTGAAGTGAAGAAGTGATCGATTCCTTAATCTTTAAATTGCGAAAATAAAGAAATGGTTAATATATTCAAGATAATTACGTATTTACAAAATACCGTCTCAATTCATCCTATTTCATCAGATCTGGGATGTGATATGGTTCCGAAGGATGAACCGGATATGGACAGTTCCAATAAGATTTCATTCTTGAACAAAAATCCATTTTTTGATTTATTTCATCTATTCCATGACCGGAACAGGGGAGGATACACGTTACACTACGATTTTGAATCAGAAGAGAGATTTCAAGAAATGGCAGATCTATTCACTCTATCAATAACCGAGCCGGATCTGGTGTATCATAAGGGATTTGCCTTTTCTATTGATTCCTGCGGATTGGATCAAAAACAATTCTTGAATGAGGCCAGGGATGAATCGAAAAAGAAATCTTTATTGGTTCTACCTCCTATTTTTTATGAAGAGAATGAATCTTTTTCTCGAAGGATCAGAAAAAAATGGGTCCGGATCTCCTGCGGGAATGATTTGGAAGATCCAAAACCAAAAATAGTGGTATTTGCTAGCAACAACATAATGGAGGCAGTCACTCAATATAGATTGATCCGAAATCTGATTCAAATCCAATATAGTACCTATGGGTACATAAGAAATGTATTGAATCGATTCTTTTTAATGAATAGATCTGATCGCAACTTCGAATATGGAATTCAAAGGGATCAAATAGGAAAGGATACTCTGAATCATAGAACTATAATGAAATATACGATCAACCAATATTTATCGAATTTGAAAAAGAGTCAGAAGAAATGGTTCGAGCCTCTTATTTTGATTTCTCGAACCGAGAGATCCATGAATCGGGATCCTGATGCATATAGATACAAATGGTCCAATGGGAGCAAGAATTTCCAGGAACATTTGGAACAGTCCGTTTCGGAGCAGAAGAGCCGTTTTCAAGTAGTGTTCGATCGATTACGTATTAATCAATATTCGATTGATTGGTCTGAGGTTATCGACAAAAAATATTTGTCTAAGCTACTTCGTTTCTTTTTGTCCAAGTCACCTCTTTTTTTGTCCAAGTTGCTTTTATTTTTGTCTTACGCACTTCCTTTTTTCTGTGTGAGTTTCGGAAATATCCCCATTACTAGGTCCGAGATCTACATCTATGAATTGAAAGGTCCGAATGATCAACTCTGCAATCAGTTGTTAGAATCAATAGGTCTTCAAGTTGTTCATTTCCAAAAATTGAAACCCTTCTTATTGGACGATCATGATACTTCCCAAAAATCGAAATTCTTGATCAATGGAGGAACAATATCACCATTTTTGTTCAATAAGATACCAAAGTGGATGATTGACTCATTCCATACTAGAAATAATCGCAGGAAATCCTTTGATAACCCGGATTCCTATTTCTCAATGATATTCCACGATCAAGACAATTGGCTGAATCCCGTGAAACCATTTCATAGAAGTTCATTGATATCTTCTTTTTATAAAGCAAATCGACTTCGATTCTTGAATAATCCCCAGCACTTCTGCTTCTATTGGAACACAAGATTCCCCTTTTCTGTGGAAAAGGCCCGTATCAATAATTCTGATTTTACGTATGGACAATTCCTCAATATCTTGTTCATTCGCAACAAAATATTTTCTTTGTGCGTCGGTAAAAAAAAAACATGCTTTTTGGGGAGAGATACTATTTCACCAATCGAGTCACAGGTATCTAACATATTCATACCTAACGATTTTCCACAAAGTGGTGACGAAACGTATAACTTGTACAAATCTTTCCATTTTCCAAGTCGATCCGATCCATTCGTTCGTAGAGCTATTTACTCGATCGCAGACATTTCTGGAACACCTCTAACAGAGGGGCAAATAGTCAATTTTGAAAGAACTTATTGTCAACCTCTTTCAGATATGAATCTATCTGATTCAGAAGGGAAGAACTTGCATCAGTATCTCAATTTCAATTCAAACATGGGTTTGATTCACACTCCATGTTCTGAGAAAGATTTATCATCCGAAAAGAGGAAAAAACGGAGTCTTTGTCTAAAGAAATGCGTTGAGAAAGGGCAGATGTATAGAACCTTTCAACGAGATAGTGCTTTTTCAACTCTCTCAAAATGGAATCTATTCTACTCAAAATGGAATCTATTCCAAACATATATGCCATGGTTCCTTACTTCGACAGGGTACAAATATCTAAATTTGATATTTTTAGATACTTTTTCAGACCTATTGCCAATACTAAGTAGCGGTCAAAAATTTGTATCCACTTTTCCTGATATTATGCATGGATCAGGTATATCATGGCGAATTCTTCAGAAAAAATTGTGTCTTCCACAATGGAATCTGATAAGTGAGATCTCGAGTAAGTGTTTACATAATCTTCTTCTGTCCGAAGAAATGATTCATCGAAATAATGAGTCACCATTGATATCGACACATCTGAGATCGCCAAATGCTCGGGAGTTCCTCTATTCAATCCTTTTCCTTCTTCTTGTTGCTGGATATCTCGTTCGTACACATCTTCTCTTTGTTTCCCGTGCCTCTAGTGAGTTAGAGACAGAGTTCGAAAAGGTCAAATCTTTGATGATGGAATCATCTATGATTGAGTTGCGAAAACTTCTGGATAGGTATCCTCCATCTGAACCGAATTCTTTCTGGTTCAAGAATCCGTTTTCTTTTTATAAGGGCTAAAATCACTTATTTGGGCTTTTTTACCCCGACCTACACAAGTGGTTTCCCACATTTGGAAAAGTTCTGTTAGGTTCTTAGTAGCAATCGGCGACCCTTTCTCCTTTTCTAAATAAGGTAAGCTTTGAAGCCGTAGCTTGCTGCTGAAAAACGTTGCTAGGCTAGCGCGGCTCGCTTCGCTCTTCAAGCTCCGCCCCAGCAAGTCATAATTGAAAAACGATGTTTCGATTTGTAGCATCATTCTTCCCATCCCGTCTTGCGACGGTGCTTCTTTAGTAGGTCCG
This DNA window, taken from Capsicum annuum cultivar Jeju mitochondrion, complete genome, encodes the following:
- the orf881 gene encoding hypothetical protein, which translates into the protein MVNIFKIITYLQNTVSIHPISSDLGCDMVPKDEPDMDSSNKISFLNKNPFFDLFHLFHDRNRGGYTLHYDFESEERFQEMADLFTLSITEPDLVYHKGFAFSIDSCGLDQKQFLNEARDESKKKSLLVLPPIFYEENESFSRRIRKKWVRISCGNDLEDPKPKIVVFASNNIMEAVTQYRLIRNLIQIQYSTYGYIRNVLNRFFLMNRSDRNFEYGIQRDQIGKDTLNHRTIMKYTINQYLSNLKKSQKKWFEPLILISRTERSMNRDPDAYRYKWSNGSKNFQEHLEQSVSEQKSRFQVVFDRLRINQYSIDWSEVIDKKYLSKLLRFFLSKSPLFLSKLLLFLSYALPFFCVSFGNIPITRSEIYIYELKGPNDQLCNQLLESIGLQVVHFQKLKPFLLDDHDTSQKSKFLINGGTISPFLFNKIPKWMIDSFHTRNNRRKSFDNPDSYFSMIFHDQDNWLNPVKPFHRSSLISSFYKANRLRFLNNPQHFCFYWNTRFPFSVEKARINNSDFTYGQFLNILFIRNKIFSLCVGKKKTCFLGRDTISPIESQVSNIFIPNDFPQSGDETYNLYKSFHFPSRSDPFVRRAIYSIADISGTPLTEGQIVNFERTYCQPLSDMNLSDSEGKNLHQYLNFNSNMGLIHTPCSEKDLSSEKRKKRSLCLKKCVEKGQMYRTFQRDSAFSTLSKWNLFYSKWNLFQTYMPWFLTSTGYKYLNLIFLDTFSDLLPILSSGQKFVSTFPDIMHGSGISWRILQKKLCLPQWNLISEISSKCLHNLLLSEEMIHRNNESPLISTHLRSPNAREFLYSILFLLLVAGYLVRTHLLFVSRASSELETEFEKVKSLMMESSMIELRKLLDRYPPSEPNSFWFKNPFSFYKG